A single region of the Eulemur rufifrons isolate Redbay chromosome 8, OSU_ERuf_1, whole genome shotgun sequence genome encodes:
- the RPL22 gene encoding large ribosomal subunit protein eL22: MAPAKKLVAKGGKKKKQVLKFTLDCTHPVEDGIMDAANFEQFLQERIKVNGKAGNLGGGVVTIERSKSKITVTSEVPFSKRYLKYLTKKYLKKNNLRDWLRVVANSKESYELRYFQINQDEEEEEDED, encoded by the exons ATGGCACCCGCG AAAAAGCTTGTGGCAAAGGGGGgcaaaaaaaagaagcaagtgtTGAAGTTCACTCTTGATTGCACCCACCCTGTAGAAGATGGGATCATGGATGCTGCTAATTTT GAGCAGTTTTTGCAAGAGAGAATCAAAGTGAATGGAAAAGCTGGGAATCTCGGGGGCGGGGTTGTGACCATCGAGAGAAGCAAGAGCAAGATCACTGTCACTTCTGAGGTGCCTTTTTCTAAAAG GTATTTGAAATATCtcaccaaaaaatatttgaagaagaacAATCTACGTGATTGGTTGCGTGTAGTTGCTAACAGCAAAGAGAGTTACGAATTACGTTACTTCCAAATTAACCAGGacgaagaagaggaggaagatgaggattaa